The following DNA comes from Simkania negevensis Z.
GATTTAGCGGGAGAAGAGGGGATTGAGATGGTAGAAATGGGTGTTGAATCAGTTGGGGAAACAACTGCAAATACCACAGAAGAAGCAGGTCAAAAGATTGGCTTTAATCTTAAACGAGCTATTGGTGTCGGATTAAATATTGGAGGACAAACTCTAGCTAGTACAAATATTGGAATGGATCTTGCTAATGTTCTTCCAGTCAGTGAAAAAGATAAGATGAAATGGATGATTGCTTTAGAAGTGCTTGTCATACTTAGTTCTATCGCGGCCACTCTTGGCGGAGGATTGATGTCAGCTAGTGCAGAAGGGGAATCAGCGATTTCGTCACAGTTAAAGTCTCTTATGAGTAAAATGAGCGGCTATGTGTCTGAAGAATATCCACAAACATTCCAGAAATTATCGATGAATGCTGACTCCGTAATGCATATAGGACGGATGATGGGCACTGTTGCCAATGGTCTTTCTGGTTTTTACAGTATCATGCTGGGGAAAGCAACAATCGACCGTGGCGACATTCAAAAAAAGATGAAGGAGTGGGAAGGTAATATTGCAATCCTCTCATCTACCTTAGCACAAAACCAAAACATGGTTCAAACAAACCAAAAGCAAGAGCAAACCACACTTGCATCGTTTAATAGTATGACAGCAACTTATAGCGATTTTGCTGCCCCACAACTTGCTGTTGCAAATGAAATGCTTCAAGGATAAGGAGGAAATAATGACAACAACACAAAGTACAGAACAAACAAATACAACAACATCAACTTTTGGAGATTTCGGAACTTTTCAACCTGGAACAATGGCTGTTTGCTCCTCTGAGCTTTTAGCACTCGCAGAAGTTCTTGTGGAAATTTCACAAAAATATGGTCAGCAAGTGATCGATGCTCTTGAGGAACAAACGACTGCAGCCGAAGTCACTCAAAAAACCTACGACGAAATGGGCGAAAATGAATTTCTTTCAGCTCTCACAACAGGGCTAGGAGAAATCGCTGGTGGAATGATTAATGTGGGAACCTCCATCTATGATAGTCGTTCGATGTCAGCAGAGCATGAAGAAATCAACAAGATTAATGAGAAGATTGCCAATGCAAAAACCTTCGAAAAGGCTTGCGAAGAACGTCTTGAATCGTCTCCTGATAGAGTTGTTTCTAATGGCACATCTTCATCCGTGAGCATCGAGAAATTTAAACGAGCTGGATATGACTTTGGTAAAGAACCGATCAATAATAACGAAAAAGAAGCCATCCTTCTTGCCGGTAATGATATTGAAGGTCAAGAGGGAGTTCTCGCTAATGTCCATAAATACATTCAGCGACAAGAAGATCAAAAAAATATGCTTGAAAGAAAAATCAACAAGCGATCAACTAGACGAAATAATTATGCTCAAGGAGTTAGCGCTATCATTAAAGGTTCTGCAGATTCTAGTGCAGGTTATTTCAGAAATGAAAGTGCACAGTGGCAAGGACGTCAAGCAGTAGCAAATAATGCACTTCAAAATGCTCAAAAGGTAACCGATACATCAAGCAGCCAAGCGCAATCAACCCAGCAACAAGCGCTCGATGTTTATAAAACAATGGAACAAATTAACCAGGCAAACGCTTATAAATAAACTATTTTACCTTTCCTTTTCGGCGGCTTAAGGGGCTGCCAATGGGTGCTATGTTCGAATTTTTTTACGAGGATTATGAGCATAGCACTCTTTTTTTATATCCAATATGTATGAATAACAGACATTTTTGAGTGAACAAAAAACCTGCTTAAGATACAGAAAAATGAAAGAGATAAAAAGCTTTCTAAAGAGCAGTCTGAACAACGCGTGTCCCATAATGACACTGCATGATGCCTTGAGTATACTTCAAAACATAAGTCTAGGCCAATTGGTACTCTTAGAATCTCGGTGTAAGCAATGACAAAAAAAAACATTTTCGATAAGAAGAAATTTATGAACTCAAAAAATCAATTAGTCGAGCATCCTCGCCCTTATTATGCTTGGATGGTTTTTATCTTAAGCGTTATCTTTAGTGCTTACACCTTGACCCTACAATTTTCTCCACGTCTAGAAAGCATTCTAGGTCAAGATAAAACCCAAATTACCGCCTTAATTTATGCAATGAGTGCTTTTTATTTTTCCTTAGCTTTCTTCCAAATCCCAATCGGAATTCTAATTGACCGGTTTGGTTCTCGGTTTCTACCCTCTTTGGGAATTATTTTTTGCTCAATTGGTGCTATTTTGATGTCTAACTCAGAAACGCATTGGGGAATTGCGATGGCTCGTGGCATCATGGGCTTTGGAGCTGCATTTGCGTTTTTAAATGGGCTCCGAATTATCAATAACTGGTTTAAGTCCAAACAATTTTCTTATCTTCTTGGTATTTTCATCGCATTAAGCGCTTTTTTAACTGTGCTATTTAAAATGGGTTTTAACTATCTTGAAGAAGTCCTTCTATGGCGTAAGGCTATGATGACCGTTGGATTAAGCGGCTTAATCTTCGCTTGCGTCTACTTTTTTATTGTTCAAGATTCACCGGGTGGGAAATTCTCGATATACTCTCAGATTAAAGATCGAAAAGAATTTTGGAAGAATATACGCCAAGTATTTAACGCCTCTCATGTCTGGGTCATGGGGCTTACAATCGGCCTTATGATCGGCCCCCTTTTTGCTTTTGAAACGATTTGGGCCATCCCTTTCCTTAAAACTGTCTATAAAACCCCGCTTTCGACTGCTATTATGTACAATTTATTTTTTGTGCTTAGCTATGGTATAGGAGCTATTTTCTTTGGCCGTATCTCAACATTCATAGGAAAACGGAAGCTCTTTGTTGTCTTGGGTACTGCCATTACATTGATCATGTTAATTATCATCATTTATCCTCCTTACTTTGGGGTTTTGATCACTTCGATCTGCTTTATCATCTTGGGCTTTGCAGCCTCAAATATTAGTATCGGTTATACAATTGTTCATGAACACAATGTTCCTCAAGTCACAGCGACCCCGATTGCCGTGGTCAATACCTTTTGTGTTCTTTTTGCAGCAATCAGCCAATCCCTTATCACTGTCTTTCTTGAGCTTGGGAAACAAATTCACAATACTCCTGAATATACTACTCAGCAATTTCAAACCTCATTGATTCGCCTTCCTATCTATCTTCTCTTTGCCTTGATCTTGTCCTTCTTTATTAAAGAGACTTATTGTAATCAGCGGCAATCTTATGAAAATTAATGCTAGTACAATTTAACAAAAGTTTCTAACGCTACTTGGCTGATCTTTCGAGCATCTTTTCATCTTTCAAAATCTCCCCTTGTCTCATGGACAATGTGGTCGATTTTGGGAGAGAAAAATTCAGCGAAAATCTGAATCAAATTAGCTATAAGATTTTTTGTTATGGAGCACTAAGAAGTTTGAAGCTGTTTGAGTATATAATTCTCTATTTAAATGACTTGGATATTAATGATGAAAAGTGTCCAATGTAACAATAATAAATAGAGAATCATGAATGTGATGGGAATCAGGAGATAGCCTGCCAAACGGCTGGCTAAAAAACTATAAAACAAAAGGGCTAGCAGCGAGATGAAGAGGACTGATAAGATGATCGGCGTCAATATGCGAAGGGGGATGTAAAAGAAGGTAATAGGCCACAAAATGTTGAGAAAGATCACAATTACCCATGAGGCAAGTGCGTATTTCCGAATAAACGACTTTCGTTTTATCCAAATGCTTGCCCCAGCGATCGCGTAAAGTATATACATGATACTCCAAATAGGGATCGATAGGTAGCGTGGGAGCACCCAGTCAAGATGATGAAAAGAGTTGTAGTATGCAGAAAATCCCTTTTGAAGAACGATCGCCATAAATAGCTCAATCACCAAGATGATCAAAAGGAAAACAGCATATATTTCAACTTTTTGTTTCTTTGTGTACATGTCTTCTTGTTAACTCAAAAAACTGTTTCCAGTAAAGAAAGTTTGAAACCCACCAGAAAATTTCTTGGTCTTGATTTGGGTTTTAAACAATTGAAAGGGAAGGCTCTTTTTTCAAACTTTTAAGAGTGTCGAGAAGAGTTGTGAGATGTTCATCAGTATGCAGGGCATTCATCGTCAGGCGTAGACGGGCTGCACCTCTTGGAACCGCTGGAGGGCGAAGCGTTGTAACGAGAATTCCTTTTTGACTGAGAACTTGCGCCATTTTTAGCACTTCACTTTCAGAAGAAAAGAGCAAAGGAATAAGATGGGACTGACTTTCTCCTACCACCCAACCAAGGTTTGAAAGTTTTTCCATCAGTTGGCGGCTTTGTTCTAAGACACGCTGCCTTTCGACCTGCATATCGGGAATCAAGTCGAGGGCAGCACTAATGGCGCCAAGAACCGCTGGAGGCAAGGTTGTTGTTTCGACGAGTTGGGGACTGAAGGCTAACATGTAATCGCGCATGAGGCGGCTGAGTCCGATATAGGCTCCAAAAGAGCCACACGCTTTGCCAAAAGCTCCAATCACTATGTCGATTCCATTTCGGTGCGAAGCAAGTCCCATGCCGTGTTTTCCCATCATCCCAATAGCATGAGAGTCATCAATACAAAGGAGGGCATCATGTTCGCGTGCAAGTTCGATCAAACCTTTTAAATCGCCATTTTCTCCATTGAGACCGAAGAGGGATTCTGAAATGATCACTTTTGTTGTACAAGACGTGTCTCGATGTTTCTCGAGTAATGTGCGCAGCTGCTTAAGGTTTTGGTGCTCGTAGCGTAAGAGTTTCGATTGGCTACCAGATGCCGCTTGCATCAAACTATTTTCACAAAACCGGTCGATAAAGAAAATAGCACGCGAACCTCCAATCGATCCGAATAACGTTTGTTTTGCTTGAAAAGGTGAAGAAAAAAGAAGAGAAGAGTCTTTTCCAAGTAAGTCAGCGAGTTTTTCTTCGACGTTTCTATGGTATTCTAGATGTTCAGTGACAAGGCGCGAGCCTGAAGATCCAGCTCCCCACTCAAGAACGTATTTAATTGTATTTTTCTTAACATAAGGGTGTTGTGAAAGTCCTAGAAAATCGTTTGATGCGAAATTGAGCATTTTTTGCTTAGAGGAAACAATGTGGTTTTCATCAAGAGGAACCACACATCGGAGCTGGCTATACTCTTTTTGTTCCCGATGTTTTTCAAGAGCTTTATGGAAATACTCGTACTTTTTCATGACGGAAAATCTTAACTTTTTTAAAGAAAAAATAACAAGTTTTTTACATAGCTTTTCAAGAGCCTTATTAAGGAAGGCCATGAACAACATATTGTATACTCAAACTTTTAAAGTCATTTGAGTATCATTGATGGCACGCCTTAGTATTCTCAAAAAGCTAGGTTGGATACAAATCTTGGTAGTTGGTCTATCATGTAAAGAGGAAGGGAAAGAATTGAATGGTCTAGCAAGAGAGGTGACATAGAGATTTTAACACCGAGAGGAGATTGTTTTTCCTTCATGAAGGTTTGTAAAGACCGAAGGCGTTCCGTTTTACCAGCTTTGACTTCAATAGGAATGATAGCTGATCCTGAGGTGAAAAGATAGTCGACCTCAGCAGAGCTACTTTTGCTTTCTCTCTTCCAAAAAAAGAGCTGAGGACTTTCATAAAAATCCCCTAAAGTGAGAAGTTGTTGTCCCACAACCTGCTCTGCAAGTCTTCCTGAATGAATTTGAAGAATATCTTTTTCCCAAAGTTCGCTGATATTCATTTTGTGGGAGGTGTGCAATAATCCAATATCTAAAAAAAGAATCTTAAAGCGAGTTTCCTTTATTTGAGCAAATAGGGGGACGCCAGAAGCCGATGTTGCAAAGACCCTATTGATTAACCCTGCATAAGAAAGCTGTTCTAACGCAACTTTAAGTTCTCGCGACCTGATTTCATTTGAAACATTGACATATTTAAAATGGGTTGCAACAAGACTTGGAGCTTTTTCGAAAAGCAATTGAAGATATTTATACTCTGTTTTTGAAGCATATTTCCCAAAATCATTTTGATAAGTTTGTAAAAGGGATAACTGGATTTTATGGGATTCAGAAAGAGAGTGGGTTTCTAAATAAGTATGGACAGTTGCAGGCATTCCTCCAATCACAATATACAAACGAAATAATTCTAAAAGTTTATTGTGGATTTCTGATGGAATTCCCTCTTCAACTGTTACATTGTCTAAAAAGTCTAGTACCTTTTTCTCTCCTGCATTCAATAAGAATTCAGAAAAAGATAGTGGACCCATGTATAAAAACTGCACTCTTCCAACAGGAAAAGAAAAATCAGTTTCGTGCATAACAAATTCTAAAAGAGATCCTGCAGCGATGACATGAAGGGCTGGCATTTTCTCCTTGAAATATCTAAGGGCCATAATTGCGCGTGGGCATTGTTGAATTTCGTCTAGGAAAAGAAGAGTTTTGCCCTCATTGATTGAGGCTCCTGTCATCAGCTCTAAACGATTAACAATTTTTTGGGGATCTAAAGATTCAAAACACTGACAAAAACTAGGTTGAAGCTCGAAATCAATGATAAGAGTGTTTTCAAATAACTCGTTTCCAATTTTTTGGACCACATAACTTTTGCCAACCTGTCTAGCTCCACGAAGGATTAAGGGTAAACGGCATTTTTTACGATGCCAGTCTTTAAGCTCTGTTTCAATTTTTCTAAACATTCTACTTACCTTTTCTTCTTTGTATTCGATATTTGGTTAATAAGAAAGGGTGTTTTATTCAAAAAATGGATAAAATACAGGGTTATTTTGTCCAAAAAATGGATAAAATACAAGGTTATTGTCAGGAGATATTGATTTTCAGTGGCTTATCCTCTGAAAATAAGAGGATGGGAAGTGTTTTTTAAACGGTCTCCAAACACATATCCCATCTTTTTATAGATATGGGTTTGAGGATCATCTTCACATAGGCGATAAAGTGTGATGTCTTTGGTGTATGCAATGAGTATTTGGCAGATACCTGGCGTTGAAATGAGATGCTCGAGAGAGAGGGGTGCATCAGGTGAAAAGAAAATTCCACTTCCTGCTTGTCTTGGAATGGGAATCAGTTTTTGCACGTCTTCTTGAATCGAAAGTTCTAAATTTTCTGTTGGAACAGCTGGTGCGTCAAGATGTAAAATAAGGCCGCAGGCAATCCCTTGCAAGCAAGAGGTTGAGGCAAGAGATGTTTCCCTTTTGAAAAGAGGGGGCATGCTTTCATTAGATTCATGAAAAATTTTAGGGATGTAAAATGCTTGGTCAAATCCAATGCGTAGAGGTTTTTTTTTGACTAAATTCGAAGCGATTTCAGCGAATTGGGGTCGCAGGACGATTTTTTTAATCGTATCTGAGCTGCGCCACATATCAAACCCTGCTTTGTAGAGTGAGGTGAAAGTTTGAGTTTTGAGTTTTTCCTCGTGGGTGTTTAACCGTTTGGCAAGAGTTTCAAACATGTATTTTTTGAGAGTATCGACTTCTTGAGGAGTTAGAAGATTTTCAAACTCGATGTAGTGGTGTTGATAAAAAAAATCGAGATGTTCTCTGGCGAGGGCAAATTTCATGCAATAGTTTTCTCTTGATGTATATAATACCATTTATCGAAAATAGCTTAGTGAAGATAGCTTGACTTTTTCAGTTAAAATTGAGTTTTCGATCTAGCTAAAGAGCATTTAGTTAGGTTCATCTCCAAACTCAATTTTCCCTCGAAAATCTCCTTGCTAATTCTGTAATTTATTTTCGATAAATGGTATACCTCAGATTGTATCCTAGAATAAGACAATTATCTAGAAGATTTTCATGCAAACAATAGAAGAGCTTAAAAGCGCCCTTTCTCAAATCGAAGCTAAAGTCGGTTATCAGTTCAAAGACGAGTCTCTTTTGGAGCGTGCCTTTATTCACCGCTCCTTTATTAATGAAAATCGAGGGGTTGTCAAAGGCCACAATGAGCGACTCGAGTTTTTGGGCGATGCCGTTTTGAGTGTTCTTGTTAGCGACTTTCTCTATAGTGAGCTGCCCGATCATCCTGAAGGTGAGTTGTCCTATTTGCGTTCACGCCTTGTCGAGGCGACCACCTGTGCGATGTATATTGAAAAGCTGGATGTTCAATCTTTTATTTTGATGGGAAAAGGGGAGTCGATGAATCAGGGAAAAGGACGCTCGACGATCTTAGCCGATTTGTTTGAAGCCTTGATTGGGGCGATTTATCTCGATGGTGCGATGGAAGAAGCTCACCGGTTCTTTTTCTCTCATTTTCACTCTTTCATCACTGAAATTATTGAGAGCCCGACCCGTAACTGGAAAGCAGAGCTGCAAGACTATTGTCAAAAAAATTATCAAAAGCCCCCTACGTATGAGGTCATCAATGAAGAAGGACCTGATCATGAAAAGACTTTTTATGTTGTGGTGAAGCTCGACAATCAGATTTTAGGAAAAGGGGCTGGTACTTCAAAAAAAGAGGCAGAGCAAATGTGTGCACAGCAAGCGATTGAAGCAATGAGGTTAGAGTGAGCAAAGTTAAAACAGTTTGGGTTTGTCAAGAATGTGGCAACAAGCAGCTTAAATGGTCGGGAAGTTGTAGTGTCTGTCATGAATGGAACACCCTTACTGAGGAAACTGCCTTGCCTGAAAAAAAAGGGCGGTTCGAAACAAAACTTTTGCGCACGGCTAAACCGGTTCTTGTTCAAGATGTTGATACTGAAAACTTCAAGCGATACAAATCGAATTACCAAGAATTTGATCGGCTGTCAGGTGGAGGTGTCGTTCAAGGTTCTTTAAACTTACTAGGAGGAGAGCCCGGTATCGGAAAATCGACGCTGCTTCTCCAACTTGCAAAGAATTTTGCCAACCAAGGTCTTGTTGTTTTATACGTATGCGGCGAAGAATCGGCTGAGCAAACGTCACTCCGTGCGAAGCGACTCGGCATTCAGAGTGATAAACTTTATTTATTGAGCGAAACAGTCTTTTCTGCCATTCGGATGCATGTTGAAAAGTTGCAGCCTGATATTTTAATCGTCGATTCCATTCAAATTGTCTACAAAGATGAAGTGCCAAGCGCTCCAGGATCTGTCACCCAAGTGCGAGATGTGGCTATGGAGTGCATGCATCTCTCTAAAGGACTGGGCATCACAACGTTTTTAGTGGGACATGTCACAAAGAGTGGAGAACTCGCGGGGCCTCGCGTTTTAGAACATATTGTCGACACAGTGTTTGAGTTTGAAGGAGATCGACAGCATGGCTACCGTTTGCTACGAGGCATTAAAAATCGGTTTGGTCCAACCGATGATGTTGCGATTTTTCAGATGGTTGAAGAAGGATTACAAGAAGTCGTAAATCCCTCCCTCACCTTCATGGAAGAAAGGGTGAAAGATGCACCTGGTTCAATCATGATTCCCACTATGGAAGGAACACGTGCACTTCTTGTCGAAGTGCAAGCACTTGTTGCGCCCTCTTCTTTTGCTTCACCTTCCCGAAGAAGTACTGGAATTGATTCCAAACGGTTGTCTCTTTTACTTGCCGTGCTTGAAAAGCGGATGGCCTATCGACTCCATGCTCTCGATGTTTTCGTTTCAGTGGCTGGAGGCATGCGTATTTCAGAACCTGCAGTCGATCTCGGTGTGGTGTTGGCAATTGCTTCTTCCTATTGCAACCGGGCTGTTCCTTCTGACGCTGTTGTCGTTGGGGAAGTAGGGCTTGCTGGAGAAGTGCGCTCTGTTCCTCGAATTGAAGCGCGAATTAAAGAAGCCATCCATATGGGCTTTAAACGGTGCTACCTTTCAGAAAAAAACCTGAAAGGAATCAATAAAAATTTAAAGGAAAAAATTCAGCTCCATGGCATTTCTCTTGTAGAAGATGCTATTGAGCGACTGATTACAAAACCATGATTATTACGGTAGGATTAAGAGACTCTAAACTCTCGCGCAAGCAATTAGACGAACTGATCCACCTTTTTTCTTCTGAGTACGAATTTCAGCCAACCTACCTTCAAACAATTGGCGATCGCCAGTTAGATGTTTCTCTTCGAAACATGGATAAAACCGACTTTTTTACCCGTGACATTGATGCCATACAACTCGCAGGGAAGGTCCGTATCAGCCTTCATTCTGCAAAAGATTTACCAGAACCTTTACCCAAAGGGCTCATGATGGTGGCATTGACAAAAGGGCAAGATCCTTCAGACTCTCTTGTCTTTCGTGAGGGGGAAAATCTAGAGACCTTGCCAAGTGGTGCCCTTGTTGGCTCTTCTTCGCCCAGGCGAGATAAAATCGTCCAAACATTACGTCCTGATTTGCTCTGCGTAGAGGTGCGTGGAACGATTGAAAAAAGGCTAGAAAAACTTTTCCAAGGTGAGATCGATGCGCTTGTTGTAGCTGAAGCTGCGCTCATTCGCCTTGAACTGACTTATGTAAACCGGATCTCTCTTCCAGGGCCCGTAGCGCCTCTTCAGGGGCAGCTTGCTGTTCTTGCTAGGGAAGGAGACCATGAAATGGCGAAGCTCTTTGCTTCTCTAGATAGTAGACGACACAACCCCGGAAAAAAAATGGCTGAGACAACGCTCTATTTGGGACTTGATCCTTCAAACTTTAAAACAGAAAACACTCTCATTCACTGTCCCATTATTCAAATTTTCCCACGTGATTTCAATCTTCCTCAGATTCAGTATGTTTTTGATGACATTCCCAAATACACCCACTTCATTTTTACAAGTAAAGTGGGAGTCAACGTTTTTTTCGACTGCTTAGCGCACTACCAATATGGAATCGATATTCTCGAAGGCAAAGAAATCATTGCTATTGGGGAATCAACAGCAAAAGCTGCTCGTGCGCGAGGAGCTCATGTGACACAAGTTGCAAAAGAAGAAACTCAGGAAGGGATCATTAGGATGCTTGCTGTCCAAAATCTCGATCATGCCTTTGTTTTTCTTCCTTGCTCAGCCCTTTCTCGGCCTGATTTGGCACATTTTTTGATGATCAAACGGATACGGCACCAACTTTGCAAACTCTATGATACTCGGGCTGTTGAATTAAAGAACCGTCCTGCACTAGAAGAGATCGATGAAATCGTTTTCACAAGTCCTTCGACGGTCGATGCTTTCAAAAAAATTTTTGGAGAAATCCCGAAGAATAAAAAATTAATCCCCATTGGCCCAATTACGCAAAGCAAATTAAATTCTGTATTTACTTTTTAAAAGTCCTCAGTTTTAATAGGAGTCAACCTATCCCATAATTTTGCTTTAATTTGATTTTTAGCATTTTGAGGAGGTTTAGAGTGCTTAGATTGAACACGTTGTCGATGCGAAACGGCTCAGTCTAAGCACTCTAAAGATGTCAAAAGACTGGAATAAAATATATTCTACATTGTGAGATAGGTTCAAAAAATAAATTGTATTGATCCTGAGGGTTGTCTCTTTTTGGGGTCTTTGCTAAGCTTTTTGGCACCTAGCGTGAGGTAAAGATGAAATTTTTAGGATTGTTTACCCGTCATCAACCCAAAATTAAAGTTGCATCTACTAAAAAAGATGGATTCAGTGGTTGGGTGAAGTGTACGAAGTGTGAGGAGATGATTCATGCGAATCAGCTCCAAGACAATCACAACTGCTGTCCAAAATGTGACCATCACTATCGGCTTTCAGCGGTTCAACGTGTTGAACTTCTGGCAGATGATGATACATTTCAAGAACTATTTTCTGAAATAGAGCCTACTAACCCCTTAAAATTCGTCGATACTGAAGACTACGATGACCGCCTAAAACGAGCGCGGAAGAAAACGGGACGCAACGAAGGAATTTTGGTTGGAACTTGCACCATCGAAAAAATGCCCGTAGCTCTTGGCGCTTTAGACTTTAGTTTCATGGGTGGTTCCATGGGATCAGTTGTCGGAGAGCGGATTACCTTACTCATAGAGCATGCGATCAAACATAAACTCCCTGTTATCCTGGTTTCTTCTTCTGGAGGAGCTCGGATGCAGGAGTCGATTTTCTCTCTCATGCAGATGGCAAAAACTTCTGCGGCACTTGCAAAACTCAGTGAAGCACGTCTTCCCTATATTTCCGTTCTGGCCAATCCAACAACAGGTGGGGTAACTGCTTCATTTGCATCTCTTGGCGACTTAATCATTGCCGAGCCCGATGCTTTGATTGGTTTTGCTGGGCCACGGGTTGTTGAGCAAACCATTGGGCAAAAGCTCCCTGATTCAGCTCAGAAGTCAGAATTTTTACTTGAGAAAGGGATGATCGACTGCATAGTAAGACGGGTGGAACTCAAGGAAAAGCTCGCTTTTTTCCTCAACTTTCTAATGGATAACAAGATTCCTCTTGTCAGTAAGAAAGAGATGAATTTAGGTGTGGGAACTGAGCGAGAAAAATTAGACGATTTAATTGCACTTTCGAGAAAAGAACGAGAGAAAAACGCCATTAAAGTCACCTCAGAGTGAAACATGAAAAAGCAAATCATCCCGACAGTTGTCGAAGAGGAAGCTTCGCTTCCTGTTTATGGATCTGAAGATGCTGCAGGAGCCGATGTTCGGGCTCACATCAAGGAAGACATTATTATTCATCCTGGAGAAAGAAGGTTGATTCCAACGGGACTTCGTTTTGCAATTCCGAAGGGATATGAAATCCAGGTGAGACCACGGAGTGGTTTGGCCTTAAAGCACGGAATCACAGTTCTCAATTCGCCAGGAACCATCGATTCAGATTATCGTGGTGAATTGGGAGTGATTTTGATTCATCATGGAGACGAGCCATTTACAGTGACCCCTCAAATGCGCATTGCGCAAATTGTGCTTGCCCCAGTTTATCAAGCAACCTTTGCCCTTAAAGACGAACTTGTGGCAACAAAAAGAGGAGAAGGCGGTTTTGGCCATACGGGAACGCATTAGCCATCTTTTCAAGAAAGGAGAAAATGTGACTCTCTCTGAACTTTTAGAGGATGGGGTGATCTGTTTTTTAGACTCAGCTCACCGAGATGAAGCGCTCAAGTCTCTGGTAGATGCCCTAGTTAAAGCTGGGAAAATTCTAGAAGCTGAGGCGTTTTTCGATGCCATTTTGAAGCGAGAAAAAATCGTTTCAACAGGAATTGGCATGGGTGTTGCAATTCCTCACGCAAAGCTTGAAGGCTTTGACCACTTTTTTGTGGCGGTAGGAGTGCAAAAATCAAAAGATGGAATTGATTGGGATGCTCTCGATGGAGCTCCCGTTAAACTGATTTTCATGATTGGAGGGCCGACAAATCAACAAACGGCATATTTACAAATTCTTTCCCGTCTAACGTCTGCGATCAAAGACGAAGGACGTCGCAGAAATTTGCTGATGGCCGAAAACCCGACACAAATCATCAATTTATTTACAGATTGCTAAGGCATCAAGATATTGATGGCATGCTTTCGTTTCTTGATTTATTCGTTTTGCTACGTTAAGTTGTAAGACATGAAGAATACAACTTTAACCATTTGTGGCATCGATGTTCAGCCTGGTGAGAAGCTGACGCTTGCTCTTCCCACACCCGAAATTTACACTTGCGCCCCTCTTCATATTCCAATGCATGTTTTGCATGGAAAAAAAGAAGGGCCAAAACTGCTGATCTGCGGAACATTTCATGGAGATGAAGTTAATGGGATTGCTATCATTCAGCGCCTTTTAAATTCTGCAACCTTAAAAAATTTAGCTGGAACGTTGATCACTATTCCTGTCATGAGCGTCTATGGTCTCATCAATCACAGTCGACTATTGCCTGATGGTCACGATTTAGAAGCGAGTTTTCCAGGATCTGAAACAGGCTCGTTTGCTGCTCGCCTTGCACATATT
Coding sequences within:
- a CDS encoding aminotransferase class I/II-fold pyridoxal phosphate-dependent enzyme; translation: MKKYEYFHKALEKHREQKEYSQLRCVVPLDENHIVSSKQKMLNFASNDFLGLSQHPYVKKNTIKYVLEWGAGSSGSRLVTEHLEYHRNVEEKLADLLGKDSSLLFSSPFQAKQTLFGSIGGSRAIFFIDRFCENSLMQAASGSQSKLLRYEHQNLKQLRTLLEKHRDTSCTTKVIISESLFGLNGENGDLKGLIELAREHDALLCIDDSHAIGMMGKHGMGLASHRNGIDIVIGAFGKACGSFGAYIGLSRLMRDYMLAFSPQLVETTTLPPAVLGAISAALDLIPDMQVERQRVLEQSRQLMEKLSNLGWVVGESQSHLIPLLFSSESEVLKMAQVLSQKGILVTTLRPPAVPRGAARLRLTMNALHTDEHLTTLLDTLKSLKKEPSLSIV
- a CDS encoding ATP-binding protein codes for the protein MFRKIETELKDWHRKKCRLPLILRGARQVGKSYVVQKIGNELFENTLIIDFELQPSFCQCFESLDPQKIVNRLELMTGASINEGKTLLFLDEIQQCPRAIMALRYFKEKMPALHVIAAGSLLEFVMHETDFSFPVGRVQFLYMGPLSFSEFLLNAGEKKVLDFLDNVTVEEGIPSEIHNKLLELFRLYIVIGGMPATVHTYLETHSLSESHKIQLSLLQTYQNDFGKYASKTEYKYLQLLFEKAPSLVATHFKYVNVSNEIRSRELKVALEQLSYAGLINRVFATSASGVPLFAQIKETRFKILFLDIGLLHTSHKMNISELWEKDILQIHSGRLAEQVVGQQLLTLGDFYESPQLFFWKRESKSSSAEVDYLFTSGSAIIPIEVKAGKTERLRSLQTFMKEKQSPLGVKISMSPLLLDHSILSLPLYMIDQLPRFVSNLAF
- the rnc gene encoding ribonuclease III, producing the protein MQTIEELKSALSQIEAKVGYQFKDESLLERAFIHRSFINENRGVVKGHNERLEFLGDAVLSVLVSDFLYSELPDHPEGELSYLRSRLVEATTCAMYIEKLDVQSFILMGKGESMNQGKGRSTILADLFEALIGAIYLDGAMEEAHRFFFSHFHSFITEIIESPTRNWKAELQDYCQKNYQKPPTYEVINEEGPDHEKTFYVVVKLDNQILGKGAGTSKKEAEQMCAQQAIEAMRLE
- a CDS encoding MFS transporter — protein: MNSKNQLVEHPRPYYAWMVFILSVIFSAYTLTLQFSPRLESILGQDKTQITALIYAMSAFYFSLAFFQIPIGILIDRFGSRFLPSLGIIFCSIGAILMSNSETHWGIAMARGIMGFGAAFAFLNGLRIINNWFKSKQFSYLLGIFIALSAFLTVLFKMGFNYLEEVLLWRKAMMTVGLSGLIFACVYFFIVQDSPGGKFSIYSQIKDRKEFWKNIRQVFNASHVWVMGLTIGLMIGPLFAFETIWAIPFLKTVYKTPLSTAIMYNLFFVLSYGIGAIFFGRISTFIGKRKLFVVLGTAITLIMLIIIIYPPYFGVLITSICFIILGFAASNISIGYTIVHEHNVPQVTATPIAVVNTFCVLFAAISQSLITVFLELGKQIHNTPEYTTQQFQTSLIRLPIYLLFALILSFFIKETYCNQRQSYEN
- a CDS encoding TspO/MBR family protein translates to MYTKKQKVEIYAVFLLIILVIELFMAIVLQKGFSAYYNSFHHLDWVLPRYLSIPIWSIMYILYAIAGASIWIKRKSFIRKYALASWVIVIFLNILWPITFFYIPLRILTPIILSVLFISLLALLFYSFLASRLAGYLLIPITFMILYLLLLHWTLFIINIQVI